One window of Candidatus Neomarinimicrobiota bacterium genomic DNA carries:
- a CDS encoding GNAT family N-acetyltransferase, whose product MEQLTFNISEKSRTRIIASSPLNFQIELMEYVGGEDFPALIEVSESLADDYGQSTRLTKTTIRKYFNYPKTLPFVARFQGVIVGYIIGVPLEYFAREPWAKFDQNLGLDNTLYTYAFVIQARYRGNGFARTLKRVYLNWAKKHNYRYITGHVLEGIARRFSTDTTVVKRFPNWHGSGRTFEYYRRPLRNAAPKRDF is encoded by the coding sequence ATGGAGCAACTCACTTTTAATATTAGCGAAAAGTCACGCACCCGCATTATTGCCTCATCTCCCCTGAACTTTCAGATCGAACTAATGGAATATGTTGGGGGCGAGGATTTTCCCGCTCTGATCGAGGTTTCCGAGTCGTTGGCCGACGATTACGGTCAATCAACCCGCCTGACCAAAACCACCATCCGGAAATATTTCAACTACCCCAAAACCCTTCCCTTCGTGGCCCGGTTTCAGGGCGTCATTGTGGGCTACATCATCGGGGTGCCCTTGGAGTATTTCGCGCGGGAACCCTGGGCTAAATTCGATCAGAACCTCGGACTGGACAATACCCTCTACACCTATGCCTTCGTCATTCAAGCCCGCTATCGGGGCAATGGCTTTGCCCGAACCCTGAAACGGGTCTACCTGAACTGGGCCAAAAAACATAATTATCGCTACATCACCGGCCACGTGCTGGAGGGCATTGCGCGCCGGTTTTCCACCGATACGACCGTCGTGAAGCGCTTCCCCAACTGGCACGGCTCCGGCCGGACCTTCGAGTATTACCGCCGCCCACTCCGCAACGCCGCCCCAAAACGGGATTTCTAA
- a CDS encoding amidohydrolase family protein — protein sequence MIITDSYIHLSRIIPKWLSCGRRFPFIRSGLFAAMALILGVNLSGQVRPVEGLHQHTPRVHALTQATVYPEPGKVIKNGTIVLREGLIEAVGRRVDIPADAVVISLEGKTVYPGFIESYWEVKPGEEGKRSGAASQAGESAVTYHWSERVKPARSVLLDAKPDSSEIADLRKLGFTTAHMVSARGVFRGQTAVVELTDWGPEAAVSQNVTQALAFEYGDWRDRDYPNSLLGSIALIRQTMFDAQWYAKAWGVYQRYPELNERPEVNDDLAVLAQSLAENKPFFFTTDDELASLRAGKIAAEFGMPLWVVGNGYEYRRLQALKELAAFFIIPLNFPQAPKVATLEDELQVSFEALRHWDQAPDNPRRLSEAGLLFALTSGKLKERSGFKLNLARSVERGFDRERALAALTTIPAERLGLGASHGKIAKGQVANLVITDGDYFSKKSRVLAVWIGGREYELEAEPVEDFRGEWELSFPIAPGSIANYPLHVKGEPEALKGHLEWRERSVPLNELAVRNAFVSWTIPADSIGREGVWRFSGTILRGKATGTGIRSDGSHFAWAATRKSVYTADEDKAGEEEAVEEASLLLPLYPEGAFGWPELPEQPPYVLVRNATIWTSGPEGIIEGGDLFIEEGKISAVGRGLAVPRKARKSLVEIDGGGKHVTAGIVDAHSHTALASINEGTQAVTAEVRIQDVIDSDAIAIYRELAGGVTMANLLHGSANPIGGQTAVIKLRWGAAPEELIEWRAPEGIKFALGEN from the coding sequence ATGATTATCACAGACTCCTATATCCATCTTAGTAGAATTATCCCCAAGTGGTTGTCCTGTGGCCGTCGTTTTCCATTCATACGCTCAGGGCTCTTCGCCGCCATGGCGCTTATCCTGGGGGTTAATCTTTCCGGACAGGTGCGGCCTGTGGAAGGACTGCATCAGCACACTCCCAGAGTGCACGCTTTGACCCAGGCCACGGTCTACCCGGAGCCGGGGAAGGTGATCAAGAACGGCACCATTGTTCTGCGGGAGGGATTGATTGAAGCCGTTGGCCGGCGGGTAGATATTCCGGCTGACGCGGTGGTGATATCCCTGGAGGGTAAGACCGTCTACCCGGGATTCATCGAATCCTATTGGGAAGTTAAGCCGGGTGAGGAGGGGAAGCGTTCCGGTGCCGCATCTCAGGCGGGAGAATCGGCCGTCACATATCACTGGAGTGAGCGCGTTAAACCCGCCCGCTCGGTTCTTCTGGATGCGAAGCCCGACAGCAGCGAGATAGCGGATCTGCGGAAGTTAGGCTTCACCACGGCTCATATGGTATCCGCCAGGGGAGTTTTCCGCGGCCAGACGGCGGTGGTGGAGCTGACCGACTGGGGCCCCGAAGCCGCCGTCAGTCAGAATGTGACTCAGGCCCTGGCATTTGAGTATGGGGACTGGCGCGACCGGGACTATCCCAATTCCTTACTCGGATCTATCGCTCTTATCCGTCAGACCATGTTCGATGCTCAGTGGTACGCCAAGGCGTGGGGTGTTTACCAGCGCTATCCCGAGCTCAACGAGCGGCCGGAGGTGAATGATGACCTGGCAGTTTTAGCTCAGTCTTTAGCGGAGAACAAACCATTCTTCTTTACCACCGACGATGAGTTGGCCAGTCTGCGGGCCGGGAAGATCGCCGCCGAGTTCGGTATGCCGCTATGGGTGGTGGGGAATGGCTACGAGTACCGCCGCCTTCAGGCGCTGAAAGAGCTGGCTGCCTTCTTCATTATCCCTTTGAATTTCCCCCAGGCCCCCAAGGTGGCGACGCTGGAGGATGAGCTGCAGGTCTCTTTTGAGGCATTGCGCCACTGGGATCAGGCTCCTGACAATCCCCGGCGCCTGTCCGAGGCCGGCCTCCTCTTCGCTCTTACCAGCGGTAAGCTGAAGGAGCGGAGTGGTTTCAAGCTCAACCTTGCCCGGTCTGTGGAGCGGGGTTTCGACCGGGAGCGGGCACTGGCGGCTCTCACAACTATCCCCGCCGAGCGTCTGGGACTGGGGGCTTCCCACGGTAAAATCGCCAAGGGCCAGGTAGCTAACCTGGTGATCACCGATGGTGACTATTTCTCCAAGAAATCACGGGTGCTGGCGGTGTGGATTGGCGGCCGGGAATACGAGCTGGAGGCTGAGCCGGTGGAGGACTTCCGCGGTGAGTGGGAGCTGAGCTTTCCCATTGCACCGGGCTCTATAGCCAATTATCCCCTGCATGTCAAGGGCGAGCCCGAAGCGCTCAAAGGTCACCTCGAATGGCGCGAGAGGAGCGTGCCCCTGAATGAGCTTGCTGTCAGGAACGCGTTTGTGAGCTGGACAATCCCCGCTGACAGTATTGGAAGAGAAGGAGTCTGGCGCTTCTCGGGAACTATTTTGCGGGGCAAGGCGACCGGAACCGGGATCAGGAGTGACGGAAGCCACTTTGCCTGGGCCGCGACGAGGAAGTCGGTCTACACAGCTGATGAAGACAAAGCCGGGGAGGAAGAGGCGGTGGAGGAGGCCAGTTTATTATTGCCGCTCTATCCGGAGGGGGCTTTTGGTTGGCCGGAGCTGCCGGAACAGCCGCCCTACGTGCTGGTGCGTAACGCCACCATCTGGACCTCGGGACCGGAGGGGATTATCGAAGGGGGTGATCTGTTCATTGAAGAGGGCAAGATCAGCGCGGTGGGGCGTGGTCTGGCCGTTCCACGTAAGGCGAGGAAATCCCTGGTAGAGATCGATGGCGGCGGCAAGCACGTAACCGCGGGCATCGTCGATGCCCACAGCCATACCGCCCTGGCTTCGATTAATGAAGGGACCCAGGCCGTTACGGCGGAAGTGCGGATTCAGGACGTCATCGATAGTGACGCGATCGCTATCTACCGGGAGCTGGCCGGCGGAGTGACCATGGCCAACCTGCTCCATGGTTCGGCCAATCCCATCGGCGGCCAGACTGCGGTGATTAAGCTCCGGTGGGGTGCGGCCCCTGAGGAGCTGATTGAATGGCGGGCACCTGAGGGCATCAAGTTCGCCCTGGGGGAGAACG